A stretch of the Gemmatimonas aurantiaca genome encodes the following:
- the fusA gene encoding elongation factor G, protein MARTTPLEHYRNIGIMAHIDAGKTTTTERILFYTGKSHKVGEVHDGAATMDWMEQEQERGITITSAATTCFWKRHGQSDKTGDGPEYRINIIDTPGHVDFTVEVERSLRVLDGAVTLLDSVAGVEPQTETVWRQADRYRVPRMVFANKMDRVGANFQRCLDMIRDRLTKRAFALALPVGSGETFTGHIDVIERKQYIFHEETLGKTFSVVDVPEDFRDACELARHEAVEAAVEHDEVLMEKYLAGEELSVAEIRSAIRKATLAMEFVPVLCGASFKNKGTQALLDAVLDYLPSPIDVPAIEGHLPHHDETKDTRLVSDSAPFAALAFKIATDPFVGKLTFFRVYSGVLASGSYVYNSTKDKRERVGRLLQMHANKRDEIEEVRAGDIAAAIGLKDTRTGDTLCSEDDPIILEAMKFPNPVIDVAIEPKTKADQDKLAIALAKLAEEDPTFRVRSDAETSQTIIAGMGELHLEIIVDRMMREFKVDANVGRPQVAYRETIKKRVEKIEGKFVRQSGGKGQYGHVVINMEPSEQGQGFVFEDKIVGGVIPREYIGPVEQGIKEALETGVLAGYPVVDVKVQLTFGSYHEVDSSEMAFKIAGSMAFKEAAKAASPCLLEPVMKVEVVSPEAYMGDVLGDLSSRRGKIGGMTQRGEAQVISATVPLAEMFGYSTRLRSMSQGRAVYSMEFSHYEEVPKSKAEEIISKVKA, encoded by the coding sequence ATGGCGCGTACGACCCCGCTCGAGCACTACCGCAATATCGGCATCATGGCCCACATCGATGCCGGGAAGACGACCACCACGGAGCGCATCCTCTTCTACACGGGGAAGTCGCACAAGGTGGGTGAAGTCCATGATGGCGCGGCCACCATGGACTGGATGGAGCAGGAGCAGGAGCGTGGCATCACGATCACGTCCGCTGCCACCACCTGCTTCTGGAAGCGTCATGGCCAGAGCGACAAGACGGGCGACGGTCCCGAGTATCGCATCAACATCATCGACACCCCGGGCCACGTCGACTTCACGGTCGAAGTGGAGCGCTCGTTGCGCGTGCTCGACGGTGCGGTGACGCTGCTCGACTCGGTGGCCGGTGTGGAGCCGCAGACGGAAACGGTGTGGCGTCAGGCCGACCGTTATCGTGTGCCGCGCATGGTGTTCGCCAACAAGATGGACCGGGTCGGCGCGAACTTTCAGCGCTGCCTGGACATGATCCGCGACCGCCTGACCAAGCGCGCCTTCGCGCTGGCGCTGCCGGTCGGGTCGGGCGAGACGTTCACGGGACACATCGACGTCATCGAACGCAAACAGTACATCTTCCACGAAGAGACGCTGGGCAAGACGTTCTCGGTGGTGGATGTGCCGGAAGACTTCCGCGATGCCTGTGAACTGGCGCGCCATGAAGCCGTCGAAGCGGCCGTCGAACACGACGAAGTGCTGATGGAGAAGTACCTGGCCGGTGAGGAGCTCAGCGTGGCCGAGATCCGCAGTGCGATCCGCAAGGCGACGCTGGCGATGGAGTTCGTGCCGGTGCTGTGCGGGGCGTCCTTCAAGAACAAGGGCACCCAGGCGCTGCTCGACGCGGTGCTCGACTACCTGCCGTCGCCCATCGACGTGCCGGCCATCGAGGGCCATCTGCCGCACCACGACGAGACGAAGGACACGCGTCTGGTCTCGGACAGCGCGCCGTTCGCGGCGCTGGCGTTCAAGATCGCGACCGATCCGTTCGTCGGAAAGCTGACGTTCTTCCGGGTGTACTCGGGTGTGCTCGCGTCGGGCAGCTACGTCTACAACAGCACGAAGGACAAGCGCGAGCGGGTCGGCCGTCTCCTCCAGATGCACGCCAACAAGCGTGACGAAATCGAGGAAGTGCGCGCCGGCGACATCGCGGCCGCCATCGGGCTCAAGGACACGCGGACGGGCGACACGCTCTGCAGCGAGGACGATCCCATCATCCTCGAGGCGATGAAGTTCCCGAACCCCGTCATCGACGTGGCCATCGAGCCGAAGACGAAGGCGGACCAGGACAAGCTCGCGATCGCCCTCGCCAAGCTGGCCGAGGAAGATCCGACGTTCCGCGTGCGTTCCGACGCCGAGACCAGCCAGACGATCATCGCCGGCATGGGCGAGCTGCATCTCGAGATCATCGTCGATCGCATGATGCGCGAGTTCAAGGTCGACGCGAACGTGGGACGCCCGCAGGTGGCCTACCGCGAAACGATCAAGAAGCGCGTCGAGAAGATCGAGGGCAAGTTCGTCCGGCAGTCGGGCGGCAAGGGTCAGTACGGCCACGTCGTCATCAACATGGAGCCGTCCGAACAGGGCCAGGGCTTCGTGTTCGAGGACAAGATCGTGGGTGGTGTCATTCCGCGTGAGTACATCGGACCGGTGGAGCAGGGCATCAAGGAAGCGCTCGAGACGGGCGTTCTGGCCGGCTACCCGGTGGTCGACGTGAAGGTGCAGCTCACCTTCGGGTCGTACCACGAAGTCGACTCGTCGGAAATGGCGTTCAAGATTGCCGGGTCGATGGCGTTCAAGGAGGCGGCCAAGGCGGCCAGCCCCTGCCTGCTCGAGCCGGTGATGAAGGTCGAGGTCGTGAGCCCCGAAGCGTACATGGGCGACGTCCTCGGCGATCTCTCCTCGCGGCGCGGCAAGATCGGCGGCATGACGCAGCGTGGCGAGGCGCAGGTGATCTCGGCGACCGTGCCGCTTGCCGAGATGTTCGGTTACTCGACCCGTCTGCGCAGCATGTCGCAGGGGCGAGCGGTCTACTCGATGGAGTTCTCGCACTACGAAGAAGTGCCGAAGTCGAAGGCCGAAGAGATCATCAGCAAGGTGAAGGCGTAA
- a CDS encoding PEP-CTERM sorting domain-containing protein (PEP-CTERM proteins occur, often in large numbers, in the proteomes of bacteria that also encode an exosortase, a predicted intramembrane cysteine proteinase. The presence of a PEP-CTERM domain at a protein's C-terminus predicts cleavage within the sorting domain, followed by covalent anchoring to some some component of the (usually Gram-negative) cell surface. Many PEP-CTERM proteins exhibit an unusual sequence composition that includes large numbers of potential glycosylation sites. Expression of one such protein has been shown restore the ability of a bacterium to form floc, a type of biofilm.): protein MRPHTMKKLLTLATTAAILALPSALSAQVWASWTANCGGAATGSLGSATVSYTGPYNAVYDKDLNACQPADAGWGLGGPAQNYFAPANVYNPAPDNASFVQVVNVVNRQQRSGALTFSQAVIDPYIAFISVGNGQYPVIYDFGDLEFTILSYNDPNGAPPYWNNSVTSFDLSQTYTQLVGQEFSGVIQFKGTFTSLAFTVNTDENWHGFTVGAAGTVVPEPSTYALMGTGLLALGWVSRRRRKQQA from the coding sequence ATGAGGCCACACACCATGAAGAAGCTCCTGACGCTCGCGACAACTGCCGCCATCCTCGCCCTCCCCAGCGCCCTGTCGGCGCAAGTGTGGGCGTCGTGGACCGCCAACTGCGGCGGCGCGGCCACGGGATCACTCGGCTCGGCGACCGTGAGCTACACGGGTCCCTACAACGCCGTCTACGATAAGGATCTGAACGCCTGCCAGCCCGCCGATGCCGGCTGGGGACTCGGTGGCCCCGCGCAGAACTACTTTGCGCCGGCCAACGTTTACAATCCGGCGCCCGACAACGCCTCGTTCGTGCAGGTCGTCAACGTCGTGAATCGCCAGCAGCGTTCCGGCGCGCTGACCTTCAGTCAGGCCGTCATCGATCCGTACATCGCGTTCATCAGCGTCGGCAACGGGCAGTACCCGGTGATCTACGATTTCGGCGATCTCGAGTTCACGATCCTCTCCTACAACGATCCGAATGGCGCGCCGCCGTATTGGAACAACAGCGTGACCTCATTCGATCTGTCGCAGACCTACACCCAGTTGGTGGGTCAGGAGTTCAGTGGCGTCATCCAGTTCAAGGGCACCTTCACCTCGCTGGCCTTCACGGTGAACACCGACGAGAACTGGCACGGCTTCACCGTCGGCGCCGCCGGCACCGTCGTTCCCGAGCCGTCCACCTACGCGCTCATGGGCACGGGCCTCCTCGCCCTCGGCTGGGTGTCGCGTCGTCGGCGCAAGCAGCAGGCGTGA
- the wecB gene encoding UDP-N-acetylglucosamine 2-epimerase (non-hydrolyzing) has protein sequence MPVASAPHKVCIVIGTRPEAIKMAPVVKAMQSHPFLTPLVVATTQHREMLKQALDVFGIVPDIDLGLMQNGQNLGVFTSRAMAALTECFLEHRPDFLLVQGDTSTVTAACLAGFYQGVPIGHIEAGLRSFDLSSPFPEEVNRRIATCTANVHFAPTNEARNNLISEGIPESDIFVTGNTVVDALHMVPPRERFDTEVLNTIPWGDGRVLLTTVHRRESLGEHLDAICDALESIVQRHEQVEIAFPVHLNPRVRDVVFARLGKTPRIHLLDPLPYPELLELIRRSHFVLSDSGGIQEEVPSFGKPILILRDTTERPEVVHAGFGELVGTDTATILARTEALLTDPALYQARSSGVNPFGDGLAAQRIADVVDGLLRNPTERRGPRRLDHQQVNATLQRLAVGA, from the coding sequence ATGCCCGTCGCCTCTGCTCCACACAAGGTGTGCATCGTCATCGGCACACGACCGGAAGCCATCAAGATGGCGCCCGTCGTGAAGGCCATGCAGTCACACCCGTTTCTCACGCCACTGGTCGTGGCGACGACACAGCACCGCGAAATGCTCAAGCAGGCCCTCGATGTGTTCGGGATCGTCCCCGACATCGATCTCGGCCTCATGCAGAACGGTCAGAATCTCGGGGTGTTCACATCGCGTGCGATGGCCGCCCTCACCGAGTGTTTCCTCGAGCATCGTCCGGATTTCCTCCTCGTGCAGGGCGACACCTCCACGGTCACCGCCGCCTGCCTCGCCGGTTTCTATCAGGGCGTGCCCATCGGACACATCGAAGCCGGGCTGCGCTCCTTCGATCTGTCGAGCCCCTTCCCCGAGGAAGTGAACCGCCGCATCGCGACCTGCACCGCCAATGTGCACTTCGCGCCAACCAACGAAGCGCGCAACAATCTGATCTCCGAAGGCATCCCCGAGAGCGATATCTTCGTCACCGGCAACACGGTGGTCGACGCACTTCACATGGTGCCGCCGCGCGAGCGCTTCGACACCGAAGTGCTGAACACCATTCCGTGGGGCGACGGACGTGTGCTGCTCACCACGGTGCATCGCCGCGAATCGCTGGGGGAACACCTCGACGCCATCTGCGATGCGCTGGAGAGCATCGTGCAGCGCCACGAACAGGTGGAGATCGCGTTCCCCGTCCACCTCAATCCGCGCGTGCGCGACGTGGTCTTCGCGCGCCTTGGCAAGACCCCGCGCATTCATCTGCTCGACCCGCTCCCCTATCCGGAGTTGCTGGAGCTGATTCGCCGCTCGCACTTCGTGCTCTCCGATTCCGGTGGCATCCAGGAAGAAGTCCCTTCCTTCGGCAAGCCCATTCTCATCCTGCGCGATACGACCGAGCGCCCCGAGGTGGTGCACGCCGGATTCGGTGAACTGGTCGGCACCGACACCGCCACCATTCTCGCCCGCACCGAGGCGCTGCTGACCGATCCGGCGCTCTACCAGGCACGGTCCAGCGGCGTCAATCCGTTCGGAGACGGTCTCGCGGCGCAACGTATCGCCGATGTCGTCGATGGTCTGCTGCGCAATCCGACGGAACGGCGCGGCCCGCGGCGGCTCGATCATCAGCAGGTCAACGCCACGCTGCAGCGGCTCGCGGTCGGCGCATGA
- a CDS encoding glycosyltransferase family 2 protein produces the protein MNVATLVGIANVGLWVCITVLAIYTLRHYFFTLNRLFGKHRQPFVDILEADWPSLVVFVPAHNESRVVRDSLDALLTCDYPEDRLKIVPIDDRSTDDTRTILVEYAENYPGRVIPFLRDGGTPGKAAALADAMEMHTDEIFLVFDADYIPGTRLLKQLVAPFFDPEVGAVMGRVVPLNVGLSLLTRLLDLERAGGYQVDQQARMNLRLVPQYGGTVGGVRRVALENVGGWRTDSLAEDTDLTVRLVIAGWDVVYQNRSECYEEVPETWESRIRQIKRWAKGHNQALRRYVGALIRNRSDLPLGQVIDGVLLLGVFVVPLVLLMGWFCTIILFYAGYPPQWGRLTILAISSFNTVGNFAAFFQVAAASRLDGSRERIRMLPFLFLGFLVSTVSVGRASLSRASWLRGRPVQWQKTERHREARVPRGKA, from the coding sequence ATGAACGTCGCCACGCTGGTCGGCATCGCCAACGTCGGTCTCTGGGTGTGTATCACGGTCCTCGCGATCTACACCCTGCGTCACTACTTCTTCACGCTGAATCGCCTGTTCGGCAAGCATCGCCAGCCGTTCGTGGACATCCTGGAGGCCGACTGGCCGTCGTTGGTGGTGTTCGTGCCGGCACACAACGAATCGCGGGTGGTCCGCGACTCGCTCGACGCGCTGCTCACCTGCGACTATCCGGAAGACCGTCTCAAGATCGTGCCGATCGACGATCGGTCGACGGACGACACGCGGACGATTCTGGTCGAATACGCCGAGAACTATCCGGGACGCGTGATCCCCTTTCTGCGGGACGGCGGCACGCCCGGAAAGGCCGCGGCGCTCGCCGACGCCATGGAGATGCACACCGACGAGATCTTCCTCGTCTTCGACGCCGACTACATACCCGGTACGCGTCTGCTCAAACAGTTGGTGGCCCCGTTCTTCGATCCCGAAGTCGGCGCGGTGATGGGACGCGTGGTGCCGCTCAACGTGGGCCTCTCGCTGCTCACGCGTCTCCTCGATCTCGAACGCGCCGGCGGGTATCAGGTGGACCAGCAGGCGCGCATGAACCTGCGCCTCGTGCCGCAGTACGGCGGCACCGTGGGTGGTGTCCGGCGCGTGGCCCTCGAGAATGTCGGCGGCTGGCGCACCGACTCGCTCGCCGAGGACACCGATCTCACCGTGCGCCTCGTGATCGCCGGGTGGGATGTGGTCTATCAGAACCGCTCGGAGTGTTACGAGGAAGTGCCGGAGACGTGGGAGTCGCGCATCCGGCAGATCAAGCGCTGGGCCAAGGGACACAACCAGGCGCTGCGTCGCTACGTCGGCGCGCTCATTCGCAATCGCAGCGATCTCCCGCTCGGACAGGTCATCGACGGGGTGCTGCTGCTGGGCGTGTTCGTGGTGCCGCTCGTGCTGCTCATGGGTTGGTTCTGCACCATCATCCTCTTCTACGCCGGCTATCCGCCGCAGTGGGGACGTCTGACGATTCTCGCCATTTCCTCGTTCAACACGGTGGGCAATTTCGCCGCGTTCTTCCAGGTGGCCGCCGCCAGTCGTCTCGATGGATCGCGTGAACGCATCCGGATGCTGCCGTTCCTGTTCCTGGGTTTCCTCGTGAGTACGGTGTCCGTGGGACGCGCTTCTCTCTCCCGCGCCTCATGGCTGCGTGGGCGCCCGGTGCAATGGCAGAAGACGGAGCGCCATCGTGAGGCCCGCGTGCCGCGGGGGAAGGCATGA
- a CDS encoding polymer-forming cytoskeletal protein: MTSPTLTFALLLLALLVWMSVPLIPAVMELVRPRDAAPLDAVGNDAGNLTYFAESFTARATREGLLGTMVPPRLSDGTEVRTHSVGQPLPKQRGAFEEFVVLMDSEPLPEGTELASECLARLTVRGSPNVTYRALLGQRDIYLAPGSMVQRWVHSRGRLEVANDCQLWGRATADRQIILGTNVAFERLESDVIRVTDVETAETPVLPTGAYERFVPRKARELGPAYWRVEDGVSIPAGNVLIGSLIATGSIVVNDGARITGSIKAHGEIIVRNGAVIVGSISARDRVTIERGARVSGPVISETAVVVEAAVIGGAGKRTTVTAPIVRLLPGATIYGAVMAAADGMTVS; encoded by the coding sequence ATGACCTCGCCCACGCTCACCTTCGCGCTGCTCCTGCTCGCCCTGCTGGTATGGATGTCGGTGCCGCTCATTCCCGCCGTGATGGAGCTCGTGCGTCCCCGCGACGCGGCTCCGCTGGATGCGGTGGGCAACGATGCCGGTAACCTCACGTACTTCGCCGAATCGTTCACCGCACGGGCCACACGCGAAGGGCTGCTTGGCACGATGGTGCCGCCCCGGCTCTCCGATGGTACGGAAGTGCGCACCCACTCGGTGGGTCAGCCACTGCCGAAACAGCGTGGCGCCTTCGAGGAGTTCGTCGTGCTCATGGACAGCGAGCCGCTGCCCGAGGGCACCGAACTGGCGAGTGAGTGCCTGGCCCGCCTGACGGTGCGAGGCAGTCCCAACGTGACATATCGCGCGCTGCTCGGACAACGGGACATCTATCTCGCGCCGGGGTCGATGGTGCAGCGCTGGGTGCACTCCCGCGGACGTCTCGAAGTCGCCAACGATTGTCAGCTCTGGGGGCGCGCCACGGCCGATCGACAGATCATCCTGGGCACCAATGTGGCCTTCGAACGTCTGGAGTCGGATGTCATCCGCGTCACGGACGTGGAAACGGCGGAGACGCCCGTTCTCCCGACGGGCGCCTATGAACGGTTCGTTCCCCGGAAAGCCCGCGAGCTTGGCCCTGCCTACTGGCGTGTCGAGGACGGTGTGTCCATTCCCGCCGGCAACGTGCTGATCGGCTCGCTCATCGCCACCGGCTCCATCGTGGTGAACGACGGCGCGCGCATCACCGGATCCATCAAAGCGCATGGCGAGATCATCGTGCGCAACGGCGCGGTCATCGTCGGATCCATTTCGGCGCGCGATCGCGTGACGATCGAACGTGGGGCGCGGGTGAGCGGCCCGGTCATCTCCGAGACGGCCGTGGTGGTCGAAGCCGCGGTCATCGGGGGCGCCGGCAAGCGCACCACCGTGACCGCACCCATCGTGCGGCTGCTTCCTGGGGCGACGATTTACGGCGCCGTCATGGCTGCGGCGGATGGGATGACGGTGAGCTGA
- a CDS encoding glycosyltransferase: MHASPSPSVPSPVSSPVSSLPLVLVVPCYNEAHRLDGGAFQSALQQFPWLQLLFVDDGSTDDTARVLETLRAAAPDRIELLALARNGGKAEAVRRGLLHVATMRPDGLCGFWDADLSAPLTELPALRETLARRDDIQWVWGIRLRALGRHITRRPLRHYLGRLFATCSSLLLGIDSYDTQCGAKLFRCSPLLETALSEPFRSRWIFDVELLTRGQALLQCEGRRTIDDVVYEQPLAEWQHRAGSKVRSGDFFRALRELQLIRDARVRWRRAMAPAKTISSPSSHPPQP, translated from the coding sequence ATGCACGCGAGCCCGTCGCCGTCGGTACCGTCGCCGGTGTCATCGCCGGTGTCATCGTTGCCGCTGGTCCTCGTGGTCCCGTGTTACAACGAAGCCCATCGTCTCGATGGGGGGGCTTTTCAGTCGGCGCTGCAGCAGTTCCCGTGGTTGCAGCTGCTCTTTGTCGATGATGGCAGCACCGATGACACCGCGCGTGTACTCGAAACGCTGCGTGCGGCGGCACCCGATCGCATCGAACTGCTGGCGCTCGCACGGAATGGCGGCAAAGCCGAAGCCGTGCGACGGGGGCTGCTGCATGTCGCGACCATGCGACCCGACGGCCTGTGCGGCTTCTGGGATGCGGACCTGTCGGCACCGCTGACGGAGTTACCGGCACTGCGCGAGACTCTCGCCCGTCGCGACGACATCCAGTGGGTCTGGGGAATCCGTCTGCGGGCGCTCGGGCGTCACATCACCCGAAGACCTCTGCGACACTATCTCGGACGGCTCTTCGCGACGTGCAGCTCGCTGCTGCTGGGGATCGATTCGTACGACACACAATGTGGCGCCAAGCTGTTCCGGTGCTCCCCGCTACTGGAAACCGCGCTTTCGGAGCCGTTCCGTTCGCGATGGATCTTCGATGTGGAGCTCCTCACACGCGGGCAGGCGTTGCTGCAGTGCGAAGGTCGTCGCACGATCGACGATGTCGTCTATGAGCAACCGCTCGCCGAGTGGCAACATCGGGCGGGTTCGAAGGTGCGCAGTGGGGATTTTTTCCGGGCGCTCCGCGAGCTGCAATTGATTCGGGATGCCCGGGTACGCTGGCGCCGGGCGATGGCGCCAGCGAAGACGATCAGCTCACCGTCATCCCATCCGCCGCAGCCATGA
- a CDS encoding class I SAM-dependent methyltransferase, which produces MAESERDHWWFRGRRDFIERAIRRLPLPAQATVLDAGCGSGGNLALLSQFGSLYGFEYDAEACEAARALGLGTIDRGSLPDGIPFDDQSFDLIGLFDVLEHLPAPVESLQALRSRLSVGGALVLTVPALPWLWGPHDEVHNHYRRYTETTLRAHLAAAGMRVEYLSYMNMLLLPLAIAQRVKERVFGYRVEALQPSSTVNALLYRLWRLERVWIPARTLPVGLSLIAVARAA; this is translated from the coding sequence ATGGCCGAATCCGAACGGGATCACTGGTGGTTCCGTGGCCGTCGGGATTTCATCGAGCGCGCCATCCGGCGCCTGCCACTGCCTGCGCAGGCCACGGTTCTCGATGCCGGATGCGGATCAGGTGGGAATCTGGCCCTGCTGTCGCAGTTCGGATCCCTCTACGGGTTCGAGTATGACGCCGAAGCATGCGAAGCGGCGCGGGCGCTCGGCCTGGGAACGATCGACCGCGGATCGTTGCCGGATGGCATCCCATTCGATGACCAGTCATTCGATCTGATCGGTCTCTTCGACGTGTTGGAGCATCTTCCCGCGCCGGTCGAATCGCTGCAGGCATTGCGTTCGCGGCTTTCGGTCGGTGGCGCGCTCGTCTTGACGGTGCCGGCCCTACCGTGGTTGTGGGGGCCGCACGATGAAGTGCACAACCACTATCGTCGCTATACCGAGACGACACTGCGCGCGCATCTCGCGGCGGCCGGCATGCGCGTGGAGTATCTCAGCTACATGAACATGCTCCTGCTGCCCCTGGCGATCGCGCAGCGCGTGAAGGAACGAGTGTTCGGCTATCGCGTGGAGGCGTTGCAGCCATCTTCCACCGTGAATGCGCTGCTGTACCGTCTCTGGCGTCTGGAACGTGTCTGGATTCCGGCCCGCACATTGCCCGTGGGGCTGTCCCTGATCGCCGTCGCGCGCGCTGCCTGA